Proteins from a genomic interval of Pecten maximus chromosome 13, xPecMax1.1, whole genome shotgun sequence:
- the LOC117340601 gene encoding hemicentin-1-like, with product MAEGGNDGPGYSAVFDPQFDSVDIIENQTISDVRCSADCRPACTYTWSRSGTYYTNPLSLSVATRTNAGQYTCTARNTVSQGIKTWNLIVRFPPRILSLDYTDGDFDVAENGPKSLVCSVESFPPSTIQWFYKANNKVLLTTPDVLESTYTLTNADCLDTGLYTCSVRNSVSTTAVTRDILINVLCEPRQDPRVKLNNDFGLATAEILVMNAMFLSNPQPTFSWSFETSPGMGVTNLVNGRDNFDIQDMFTVTNLSAVSVGTRKNIQASWFGVYNVTATNSQGSDTLSFTAAAKGKPDPPYGGLAMCPFEDRATLSWTSGFNGGSSQTFIVGIRTDTQSSILIDRNINQSDPGRGQSVTITVTGLTADTKHFFTVYAVNEFGNSSLVQEVNCTTQGDRFFSKPL from the exons ATGGCGGAGGGCGGAAACG ATGGACCAGGATACAGTGCTGTGTTTGATCCACAGTTTGACAGTGTAGACATTATTGAGAATCAGACCATCTCAGATGTCAGGTGTTCCGCCGACTGTAGACCAGCGTGTACCTACACCTGGTCTAGATCAGGTACATATTACACAAACCCACTGAGTCTGTCTGTGGCCACGAGGACCAACGCCGGACAATACACTTGTACAGCCAGAAACACTGTCAGTCAGGGAATAAAGACTTGGAACCTTATTGTCAGAT TTCCACCACGAATTCTCAGTCTAGATTACACTGACGGTGATTTTGACGTGGCTGAAAATGGACCCAAGTCGCTGGTGTGTTCGGTTGAGAGTTTCCCTCCGTCCACAATACAGTGGTTCTATAAAGCCAACAACAAAGTTCTACTGACCACCCCAGACGTCCTGGAGAGTACCTACACCCTGACTAACGCTGACTGTCTGGACACCGGACTCTACACCTGTTCTGTCAGAAACAGTGTCTCTACCACAGCGGTTACCAGGGATATACTCATCAATGTTCTGT GTGAACCACGGCAGGACCCCAGAGTTAAACTTAATAACGATTTTGGATTAGCAACGGCTGAGATTTTAGTCATGAATGCCATGTTCCTCTCGAATCCGCAACCAACATTTTCTTGGTCGTTCGAAACATCACCAGGCATGGGTGTTACAAATCTTGTCAATGGCAGAgacaattttgatattcaaGATATGTTCACAGTGACAAATCTGTCTGCCGTATCAGTCGGGACACGGAAGAATATACAAGCGTCCTGGTTTGGTGTCTACAATGTAACGGCGACGAACAGTCAGGGCAGCGATACGCTCAGTTTTACTGCTGCAGCAAAAG GAAAACCAGACCCTCCGTATGGGGGTTTAGCTATGTGCCCTTTTGAAGATCGAGCTACGCTGAGTTGGACATCCGGATTCAATGGCGGGTCTAGTCAAACATTTATAGTTGGTATACGGACAGATACACAGAGCAGCATACTGATTGATAGAAATATTAACCAGTCTGACCCAGGACGTGGCCAAAGTGTTACTATAACAGTTACAGGTCTGACAGCTGACACAAAGCATTTCTTTACTGTATATGCTGTTAATGAATTTGGGAACTCATCTTTGGTCCAGGAAGTTAACTGTACAACACAAGGTGATCGATTTTTCAGTAAACCATTATAA